One genomic region from Paramormyrops kingsleyae isolate MSU_618 chromosome 24, PKINGS_0.4, whole genome shotgun sequence encodes:
- the cwc15 gene encoding protein CWC15 homolog produces MTTAARPTFEPARGGRGKGEGDLSALSKQYSSRDLPGHTKIKYRQPTQDAPEEIRGRDFRRELEERERAVVRDKTRERGPREHTTSSSSSSSKRPRLDQIPAANLDADDPLTDDDEEDISDEDSDDDDTAALLAELEKIKKERAEEQERKEREQKAEEERIRMENILSGNPLLNLAGQQPTQPQTTFSVKRRWDDDVVFKNCAKGVDDSKREKRFVNDTLRSEFHKKFMEKYVK; encoded by the exons ATGACGACAGCGGCCAGACCGACCTTCGAGCCGGCCAGAGGCGGCCGGGGGAAGGGAGAGGGCGACCTGAGCGCCCTCTCCAAGCAGTACTCCAGTCGGGACCTCCCGGGGCACACAAAGATCAAATAccg GCAGCCCACCCAGGATGCCCCAGAGGAAATCCGTGGGCGGGATTTTCGccgggagctggaggagagggAGCGTGCAGTTGTCCGTGATAAGACCAGGGAGCGGGGGCCCCGTG AGCACACAAcatcatcatcctcctcttcgTCAAAGAGGCCTCGCTTGGACCAGATCCCAGCAGCAAACCTGGATGCAGATGACCCTCTGACTGAT GACGACGAGGAAGACATTTCAGATGAGGACAGTGATGATGACGACACTGCCGCTCTGCTGGCAGAACTTGAAAAAATCAAGAAGGAACGTGCAGAGGAGCAGGAACGCAAG GAACGTGAGCAGAAGGCTGAGGAAGAGCGCATTCGCATGGAGAACATCCTGAGTGGGAACCCTCTGCTCAACCTGGCTGGCCAGCAACCGACCCAACCACAGACCACGTTCAGCGTCAAGAGGAG gtggGATGATGACGTGGTCTTCAAGAACTGTGCCAAGGGTGTGGATGACTCAAAGAGGGAGAAGCGTTTTGTTAATGATACCCTGCGATCTGAATTCCACAAGAAATTTATGGAAAAATATGTGAAATGA